The DNA sequence AGGACTTCCATGACTGGCACCGCCGGATGAACATGGAACACTCACCCTTGGAGAACATTCAATGCTGTTAGACCTCACTGACTCCACCCGCGTTATCTTCTTCGGCGGGAAGGGTGGGGTGGGCAAGACGACGGTGGCCTCGGCCACCGCCACGGCCCTCGCACAGTCCGGCAAGAAGGTCTTGTTGGTCTCCACCGACCCCGCGCACAACTTGGGCCACCTGTGGGAGCGGCGCATCGGCGACCGCATCACCACCGTGCGGGACAACCTCGATGTCATTGAGCTCGACCCGGCAGCCACGACGGCCCAGCACCTCAAGGACGTCGGTCACACGATCCGGGGGATGATGCCGGAGCACCTCCACGGCGAGGTGAAAAAGCACCTGGAGTTGGCCGCTCAGTCCCCCGGCACCCACGAGGCGGCGATCCTGGAGCGGATCGCCTCCCTGGTGGACACCGAAGCCGACAACTATGACCACGTTGTCTTCGACACCGCTCCCTCGGGGCATACCTCCCGCCTCATGGCCCTCCCGGAGCTCATGGCGGCGTGGACCGATGGCCTTCTCGACCGGCGCGCCA is a window from the Corynebacterium testudinoris genome containing:
- a CDS encoding ArsA family ATPase; amino-acid sequence: MLLDLTDSTRVIFFGGKGGVGKTTVASATATALAQSGKKVLLVSTDPAHNLGHLWERRIGDRITTVRDNLDVIELDPAATTAQHLKDVGHTIRGMMPEHLHGEVKKHLELAAQSPGTHEAAILERIASLVDTEADNYDHVVFDTAPSGHTSRLMALPELMAAWTDGLLDRRAKSEHLSSVARGLAPTGRDHIVTGALNPVDRRNQQLRSLLLARRARFEKLRSVLTDPQQCVFFIVLTAERLPVQETHEFYRELRSSGVRVGGCIVNRRSPVDQGDFLAHRHALEEQALRALSLNDVPVVQLPLQSGEITGLAGVEEFAALLR